A stretch of Vespula vulgaris chromosome 15, iyVesVulg1.1, whole genome shotgun sequence DNA encodes these proteins:
- the LOC127069408 gene encoding uncharacterized protein LOC127069408 isoform X2, translating to MYRYEEFCAIICSENFDDQDTMILPDLPDPILKVKENLKHMHTDAMRQHFSRPDVNINDYFDDLKNENTLKSSIDENDSKNVSNIQSESYISSDHSESLTADVVEDSHFEISPKFSREIEDKMQSNNILFSVPKKPSKEIKKINVDHLSNFHLPSELFDRPISTITSSTDDENKKEINCQRCAKRNLNNVKRNMKFGGDDEFQVKNNKKYIYRHTENIDTKDTGDREDDNLMFISKSPKANISGDHCIETQKFIEDFVKDRTRRHRIRESNNIHEEDVCTNLNDRAMAWKATKNLKHVPAILRRSVCEPTNITDLTHLLNGKRNGAYFKEPSKRNLDFNLNICSSLSSNDNSIIKTQFVKTNKCLESRRCTMPLKKQSSMHQTVDFCIPVEMNIKKNKNKVNLNKDVKKSTQLRKSHKSVTFSEGILLNDDGSMQSRYSQNHDATQPTSVHRTTDTNHSKHCQILRQEIQNDNQSLLLKSTKPDRIYQPEVTFINPSQCDKYTTTQNCQDNNESKPIYFQIINQSMKPCTEQKIFNQGLISKPNNLTAYEQPLSSQSMIQQSTVPVTSQNVQFMFRENDPHVYAFSELQNLKLLTLNESQNMYVSALNSVHEQKRGNECAIIPNVDQPTKYLAIEKDLNTQRIPIYFHNNDKSISQQYMPCKVITAVEKQNNDKVFFHEPTSQVILLQGNHLNDRNRQFVD from the exons ATGTATCGATACGAAGAATTCTGTGCGATTATTTGTTCGGAAAATTTCGACGATCAGGATACGATGATCCTTCCAGATTTGCCAG ACCCAATTctaaaagttaaagaaaatctTAAACATATGCATACGGATGCTATGAGACAACATTTTTCACGACCGGACGttaatattaacgattattttgatgatttaaaaaatgaaaatacgttgaaatcttcgatcgatgaaaacgaTAGTAAAAACGTTTCGAACATACAATCAGAATCTTATATATCTTCTGATCATTCGGAATCATTAACAGCGGACGTTGTTGAGGATTCGCACTTTGAAATATCGCCAAAATTTAGTCGCGAAATCGAAGATAAAATGcaatcaaataatattctattttctgtACCGAAAAAACCGtctaaagaaattaagaagatAAATGTTGATCATTTATCTAATTTCCATTTGCCATCTGAACTGTTCGATCGACCTATTTCTACGATTACTTCTTCAACGGatgatgaaaataagaaagaaatcaattgTCAAAGATGTGCGAAACGTAATCTCAATAATGTCAAACGTAATATGAAGTTTGGAGGTGACGATGAATTtcaagttaaaaataataaaaagtatatatatagacacacggAAAATATCGATACGAAAGATACAGGGGATAGAGAAGACGATAATTTGATGTTTATCAGCAAATCTCCTAAAGCAAATATATCGGGAGATCATTGTATAGAGACACAAAAATTCATTGAAGATTTTGTAAAAGATCGTACAAGAAGACACAGGATACGGGAATCCAACAATATACATGAGGAAGATGTATGTACGAATCTAAATGATCGTGCAATGGCATGGAAAGCTACTAAAAATTTGAAACACGTACCAGCAATTCTTCGAAGATCCGTTTGTGAACCTACAAATATAACCGACCTTACTCATCTTTTGAATGGTAAACGTAACGGCGCATATTTTAAAGAACcatcgaaaagaaatcttgACTTCAACCTAAACATTTGTTCATCGTTATCTTCGAAtgataattcgataattaaaacTCAATTTGTTAAGACAAATAAATGTCTTGAGAGTCGACGTTGTACGATGCCATTAAAAAAACAATCTTCTATGCATCAGACGGTAGACTTTTGTATACCCGttgaaatgaatataaaaaaaaataagaataaagtgAATCTGAATAAAGATGTGAAAAAATCTACGCAACTTCGCAAATCACATAAATCCGTGACATTTTCAGAAGGTATATTACTTAACGACGATGGATCGATGCAATCGCGTTATTCTCAAAATCACGATGCTACGCAACCTACGAGTGTTCATCGAACAACAGATACCAACCATTCTAAACATTGTCAAATTTTAAGACAGGAAATACAGAACGATAATCAATCTCTATTACTGAAGTCGACGAAACCTGATCGGATATACCAGCCCGAAGTAACATTTATAAACCCGTCACAATGCGACAAATATACTACGACACAAAATTGTCAAGATAACAATGAGAGTAAacctatttattttcaaattataaatcaatcgatGAAACCGTGTaccgaacaaaaaatatttaatcaaggATTAATATCAAAACCTAATAATTTAACGGCGTATGAACAACCGTTATCTAGTCAATCTATGATACAACAATCTACTGTTCCTGTTACGTCGCAGAATGTTCAATTTATGTTCCGTGAAAATGATCCACATGTCTATGCTTTTAGCGAACTACAGAAtcttaaattattaacattaaacgAGTCTCAAAACATGTATGTCAGTGCTCTAAATTCTGTACACGAACAAAAACGAGGTAATGAGTGTGCAATAATCCCAAATGTTGATCAACCAACGAAATACTTGGCCATTGAAAAAGATCTAAACACACAGAGAATcccgatttattttcataataacgataaatctaTTAGTCAACAATATATGCCTTGCAAAGTAATTACGGCTGTAGAGAAGcaaaataacgataaagtGTTCTTCCACGAACCTACCTCACAAGTTATACTTTTACAGGGAAATCATTTAAATGATAGAAATCGTCAATTtgttgattaa
- the LOC127069408 gene encoding uncharacterized protein LOC127069408 isoform X1, with amino-acid sequence MGKLEKDIALLNRNNKKKIGEYKKQEIKPKRKKRKKDLEKLHRNALEASKDSLIGIYRNGAKGKEVRKGKLPPSKFYKARVQGEVAKFLDQDTSERSEDVLELSPNTVRVKCSKKEKLFERIVSSDEEIQCQKRISKSQLIGSRKFSWSAMYRYEEFCAIICSENFDDQDTMILPDLPDPILKVKENLKHMHTDAMRQHFSRPDVNINDYFDDLKNENTLKSSIDENDSKNVSNIQSESYISSDHSESLTADVVEDSHFEISPKFSREIEDKMQSNNILFSVPKKPSKEIKKINVDHLSNFHLPSELFDRPISTITSSTDDENKKEINCQRCAKRNLNNVKRNMKFGGDDEFQVKNNKKYIYRHTENIDTKDTGDREDDNLMFISKSPKANISGDHCIETQKFIEDFVKDRTRRHRIRESNNIHEEDVCTNLNDRAMAWKATKNLKHVPAILRRSVCEPTNITDLTHLLNGKRNGAYFKEPSKRNLDFNLNICSSLSSNDNSIIKTQFVKTNKCLESRRCTMPLKKQSSMHQTVDFCIPVEMNIKKNKNKVNLNKDVKKSTQLRKSHKSVTFSEGILLNDDGSMQSRYSQNHDATQPTSVHRTTDTNHSKHCQILRQEIQNDNQSLLLKSTKPDRIYQPEVTFINPSQCDKYTTTQNCQDNNESKPIYFQIINQSMKPCTEQKIFNQGLISKPNNLTAYEQPLSSQSMIQQSTVPVTSQNVQFMFRENDPHVYAFSELQNLKLLTLNESQNMYVSALNSVHEQKRGNECAIIPNVDQPTKYLAIEKDLNTQRIPIYFHNNDKSISQQYMPCKVITAVEKQNNDKVFFHEPTSQVILLQGNHLNDRNRQFVD; translated from the exons ataagaaaaaaatcggtGAATACAAGAAACAAGAGATAAagccaaagagaaagaaacgcaaGAAGGATCTTGAAAAGTTGCATCGAAATGCTTTGGAAGCGTCAAAAGATTCG TTAATCGGGATTTACAGAAACGGGGCAAAAGgcaaagaagtaagaaaag GTAAATTACCTCCgagtaaattttataaagcACGAGTACAAGGAGAAGTTGCGAAATTTTTAGATCAAGACACATCGGAAAGATCCGAAGATGTACTCGA actCTCACCTAATACCGTACGAGTCAAGtgtagtaaaaaagaaaaactgttCGAAAGAATCGTCTCATCGGACGAAGAAATACAATGtcaaaaaagaatttcgaaaagTCAGTTGATAGGttcgagaaaattttcatgGTCCGCGATGTATCGATACGAAGAATTCTGTGCGATTATTTGTTCGGAAAATTTCGACGATCAGGATACGATGATCCTTCCAGATTTGCCAG ACCCAATTctaaaagttaaagaaaatctTAAACATATGCATACGGATGCTATGAGACAACATTTTTCACGACCGGACGttaatattaacgattattttgatgatttaaaaaatgaaaatacgttgaaatcttcgatcgatgaaaacgaTAGTAAAAACGTTTCGAACATACAATCAGAATCTTATATATCTTCTGATCATTCGGAATCATTAACAGCGGACGTTGTTGAGGATTCGCACTTTGAAATATCGCCAAAATTTAGTCGCGAAATCGAAGATAAAATGcaatcaaataatattctattttctgtACCGAAAAAACCGtctaaagaaattaagaagatAAATGTTGATCATTTATCTAATTTCCATTTGCCATCTGAACTGTTCGATCGACCTATTTCTACGATTACTTCTTCAACGGatgatgaaaataagaaagaaatcaattgTCAAAGATGTGCGAAACGTAATCTCAATAATGTCAAACGTAATATGAAGTTTGGAGGTGACGATGAATTtcaagttaaaaataataaaaagtatatatatagacacacggAAAATATCGATACGAAAGATACAGGGGATAGAGAAGACGATAATTTGATGTTTATCAGCAAATCTCCTAAAGCAAATATATCGGGAGATCATTGTATAGAGACACAAAAATTCATTGAAGATTTTGTAAAAGATCGTACAAGAAGACACAGGATACGGGAATCCAACAATATACATGAGGAAGATGTATGTACGAATCTAAATGATCGTGCAATGGCATGGAAAGCTACTAAAAATTTGAAACACGTACCAGCAATTCTTCGAAGATCCGTTTGTGAACCTACAAATATAACCGACCTTACTCATCTTTTGAATGGTAAACGTAACGGCGCATATTTTAAAGAACcatcgaaaagaaatcttgACTTCAACCTAAACATTTGTTCATCGTTATCTTCGAAtgataattcgataattaaaacTCAATTTGTTAAGACAAATAAATGTCTTGAGAGTCGACGTTGTACGATGCCATTAAAAAAACAATCTTCTATGCATCAGACGGTAGACTTTTGTATACCCGttgaaatgaatataaaaaaaaataagaataaagtgAATCTGAATAAAGATGTGAAAAAATCTACGCAACTTCGCAAATCACATAAATCCGTGACATTTTCAGAAGGTATATTACTTAACGACGATGGATCGATGCAATCGCGTTATTCTCAAAATCACGATGCTACGCAACCTACGAGTGTTCATCGAACAACAGATACCAACCATTCTAAACATTGTCAAATTTTAAGACAGGAAATACAGAACGATAATCAATCTCTATTACTGAAGTCGACGAAACCTGATCGGATATACCAGCCCGAAGTAACATTTATAAACCCGTCACAATGCGACAAATATACTACGACACAAAATTGTCAAGATAACAATGAGAGTAAacctatttattttcaaattataaatcaatcgatGAAACCGTGTaccgaacaaaaaatatttaatcaaggATTAATATCAAAACCTAATAATTTAACGGCGTATGAACAACCGTTATCTAGTCAATCTATGATACAACAATCTACTGTTCCTGTTACGTCGCAGAATGTTCAATTTATGTTCCGTGAAAATGATCCACATGTCTATGCTTTTAGCGAACTACAGAAtcttaaattattaacattaaacgAGTCTCAAAACATGTATGTCAGTGCTCTAAATTCTGTACACGAACAAAAACGAGGTAATGAGTGTGCAATAATCCCAAATGTTGATCAACCAACGAAATACTTGGCCATTGAAAAAGATCTAAACACACAGAGAATcccgatttattttcataataacgataaatctaTTAGTCAACAATATATGCCTTGCAAAGTAATTACGGCTGTAGAGAAGcaaaataacgataaagtGTTCTTCCACGAACCTACCTCACAAGTTATACTTTTACAGGGAAATCATTTAAATGATAGAAATCGTCAATTtgttgattaa